The DNA window CCCAAATGTCATTTGGGTAAGATCATTGGTTCCAAATGAAAAGAATTCTGCTTCCTCTGCAATCTACATGAACAGATAATAAAATTCTGAAGTGTGAGAAACCAAAAGGGAATAGAATGACACTTTAATTGTTCCAGCCTAAGCAAAATGGTGGAGTCAATTGCCATTCTTTATGGCTTTATCATATTCGAAAGTAGTAATATGCAAAGCTAGAATTTAAATGTGATTCTTTGAGTTGATAAATAACAGAGGATTTAAGTTATACCTCATCTGCAATCAGAGTAGCTCTAGGGACCTCAATCATGGTTCCTACTTTATAGCTTAGAGAGGAACCCGTCTCAGAGAACACTTTCACAGCAACATTTCTTATTAAACTCACTTGGTGCTTCAACTCCTGCCAAGGATAAAAGAGGAAAGAttataaataatcaaaacaagaagCTAATGTAGTTGTACTTGGTACATACTGTTTAGGAAAAACTAAAAAGACTACGAAGCCTTGGCTCAAAGAATGTATGGTAAAGctataacataatttttatgattaatgGTACATGTAGAGCAAAAAGTGAAGCAAGAAAGCAGCAAGGGAATGAGGTTGAATAAGAATCATGCCTGAGGTGTACCAACAAGTGGAACCATTATTTCCGGCAGAACTTTAATGCCATGGTTACTCACTGAAACTGCAGCCTCAAAGATTGCACGAACCTGCATCTCAGTTAGTTTTAGATATGATATTCCTAGCCTGTTAACAGAAAATTCACTAGTCAGATATGAATGCTGTGAATCAATCCATAAACTAGGGGGATGCAAACCTACAGCCTCGGCAACCAAGCATGGGATTCACTTCTGATAGTTTTTCAATCCTAGAGAagatttcttcttcattgataCCTGTCTCCGAAGTTAGCTCCCTGACAATGTGATGCAACTCACCCTGGGGAATAAACTCATGAAGTGGAGGATCCAACAATCGGATTGTCACCGGGAGACCATCCATTGCGCGGAAGATCCCCTCGAAATCTGATCTCTGATAAGGTAGCAACAGGTCAATTGCGGCTTTCCTCTGTTCTGGTGTAATGGCTACTATCATCAACCTCACGGCCTTTATCCTCTCGTCTGAGGCAAAAAACTGAAAGTAGAGAATCATACAATTCTTAAATATTTAGTGCCATAACAATTGAGCATGCATTAttcctctatatatatattgaggAATATTGAGAGCACACTTCTCATTTAATTATGACCAAGgagttgaaatttttattttttttttaccatgtGTTCAGTCCTGCACAGTCCAATTCCTTGGGCACCATTCTGTCTAGCTGTTAGTGCATCTGCAGGTGTGTCAACATTTGCCATTACCTGATTCACAACAGCAATATGAATTCACAATGTTCAGAAAACAATATTTTGAAGCTTTAATTCAACTCAAACTATGAAGTAGGTAAGACTCATGACATACACTCACCTTCAGATGCCTTGTTTCATCAGCCCAAGACATGAAGGTTGCCAGATCATCACTTAGAGTTGGAGGAGAAAGTGGTTGCTTTCCTAGTATCACCTCACCGGTGGACCCATTAAGTGATATCCATTCTCCTTCCCGGAGCACCTTATCCCCAACTACCACCACCTGCTTCATTGATTGAGATTATACTCTCttggttattttttatatgaattacTACCAATAGCAAGATGGCCATTTAGCATGTTTGTACTACCTAAATGAATAATCAGTCACCTTTTCGGTGTCATTTACAAGTATACCAGAGCAGCCAGCCACACAACACTTTCCCCATCCGCGGGCTACAACGGCAGCATGAGATGTCATACCACCTCTCTCTGTCAAGATCCCAGCAGCTGCATGCATACCGCCAACATCCTCTGCACTTGTCTCTGTCCTCACCTTTCAACAATGCAAGACTGGATCAGCTAATAATTCACTCATTTAGCAATAATGGATGATCTACTGATCACAAAAAAACTAGAGCAAGGGNNNNNNNNNNNNNNNNNNNNNNNNNNNNNNNNNNNNNTCTGCATCATCAGCAGTGAACACAATCTGCCCTATTGCAGCTCCAGGGGAAGCAGGCAAGCCCGTGGCAATCACTTTGTCCTTGTAAGCAGATGGATCCTCAAACTAACCGAACAATTAAAACAAGTCAAAAACACCAAGCATAGTCTAGTGAAGCCGTACTTATAACTATTTCAAAATCTTACAACCGAGTGTGTGGTTCTGATTACTGGTCACTTAATACTATTTTTTCAAGTTAGTTTAATTCCTCCAAGTCCTTTCAAGCTGAAACTAGTTGGCTAGTTGCTACTTTCCTTCTATGCAATAAGAGACAAAAGGAATCTATTGGCACACGACACACTGGTACTGGTCATAGAGATACTGGCAATTACAACAGAATATATACCTGAGGGTGAAGAAGTTGATCAAGATGGCGTGGCTCTACCATCTTGATTGCAGAACGAATATCAACAAGTCCTTCCTTAACCATATCAACAGCTATTTTGACGGCACCTTTACCAGTACGTTTTCCACTTCGGCACTGCAACATCCACAACCTATTTTCTTGAACAGTGAACTCAATATCCTGCATTACAGGTTAAGAAATTTCAGAAGCTTTGTCTTAATCCATTCAAATTGAAGCCAGAATAGCATGCAGAGCAGCAAACATCAGCTTCTGTAAACAAACAAATATTACACAGGATTAAGAATATATAAGAATCTATGAGATTGGAATTTAACCATCATATCCTTGTATTGCTTCTCCAATATTTCACAGTTCTCCTCAAGTTCTTTGTAAGCTTCCGGCATGCAAGTTTTCATCATCTCCAAATCCTCAGGTGTCCTGATTCCGGAAACTACATCCTCTCCCtacatcaataataataataaaacaatgaTGCTTCTTAAAAAGCAGCTCTACTCTATCACATCAACACTAAACAAGTAgtattagaaaattattatatgGTATCAGATGTAACCTGAGCATTAATCAGAAACTCCCCATAGAGTTTCTTTTCGCCGGTGCTTGGATTTCGCGTGAACAGGACGCCAGTTCCTGAAGTAGTGCCCATGTTGCCAAACACCATGCTTTGAATGTTCACAGCGGTTCCCTTTAgcccatatattttattaatactcCTGTACTTAATGGCCCTTGGGCTATCCCAAGAGTTGAAAACTGCTTTAATCGCTAATTCTAGCTGCTGCATTGGATCTGCAATTGGTAAATTGAAAAATGTCAGTTGGATGAAGGCATGAATACTTGTCAAGAAGTTGGTGGCGCTGCATTCAGCACCTGAAGGAAAACTTTCTCCCTTGGCTTCGAGGTAGACATTCTTGTATTGCTCAACCACATCCTTGAGATCAGATGCTATTAGATCAGTGTCAAGTTTGACACCTTTTCTACCTTTTAGATTCTTTAACTTTTCTTCAAACAATGAGTGTGGAATACCCATTACCTAAATACAACACAAAAGATAGTTAGAAGTTATGAAAAAACACAATGCTACTTATTCCAGTTTTAGAGAATGATACTATGTAACTAAAATATTGCATGCAATAAGATTTTAGATTTCAATTTCACTACTCACAACATCTCCAAACATGTCCAAGAAACGTCTGTATGAATCATAAGCGAAGCGCTCTCCACTTTTTGCAGCCAAGCCAGTAACGACTTCATCATTGAGTCCAAGATTGAGAACTGTGTCCATCATTCCAGGCATGGAAATCTTGTGAAGGTGGGGGAAACTAGTTAGTTATGTTCTATTAGCACAAcatgagaaaagaagaaaagaatgatATATACCGCGGCGCCAGAGCGCACAGAGAGGAGGAGAGGCTTAGAAGAATTCCCAAGGGAGGTTCCCATCTCTGACTCCACAAAAGTGAGGCCTTCAAGAATCTCATCCCAGAGGCCATCAGGTAGCTTCTTGCCGTTGTCCTGATACTCTTGACAAGCTTCTGTTGATATGGTCAGTCCAGGAGGCACTGATAACCCAATGCTTGCCATTTCCGCCAGGTTCGCCCCTTTTCCTCCCAACTATTGCAAATCAGAAGAAAACAGAAGCACTCATGATATGAAAATCATGCCTTAATAACATACATACACATGTAAATGTAGAGATTAGAGAATGCCTTACCAAGGCCTTCATGGCCTTGTTTCCCTCACTTCTGCCCTTGCCAAAAGTGAATACCCGCTGTCTAGACATCGCCATAGACAAGTTTTTACTCCAGCTTCAGTTTAAAGGGGTTGATAATAAAAACGTTGAATTGATAGTTTAAGGTGCAAGACATAAACTTAACGTTGgctttatatacatataataataatgaggGATGGAGCTGTCAAAGCGTCAAGCGGTGCATGCATCATGCATCATGCATCAAAAACAAATTGCAATGGGGAAGCTTATCCTATTTATTACAGCAAGAGGCCTCGTAGTTATCTTCATTTAGTGATTACTCCAACGGATAAGTATCTTGCATGGTACCTtttccaatatatatatatattcccaGCAGCTGCTAAACCAGGGGCTTGTCTAGTGGGTTTGAACTTTGACCCCGGCCGTTTTTTTCCATAAAaataaccaattttttttttctgattttggaTCAGTATGGATACCAATATACTAATTGCTAACATGCCCCCGGTctcaattttgattatttattacTGTTTGGTAAAATAGGACAAAACAATCATTTATGATTTCTAAATAAAATGTGAAACAGTGGTTTTACTGTTAAGAAGTATTGCCCTGTAACCAGAGGAAGTTACAGCAGACACACCATAAAATTAGTACACAATGTATAACTAATGCCGTAGAAACCTTCCCCAGCTAATGGCTTTTCTGTTCTTCTGAGAGTCCCAAATATCAAGCTACCTTTCAATGGTAGCAGCGAACAGTCAGTTCCTTGAATCCACACACACGAGTAAGGTGCCGGTTCAGCTCTGCCACAACTGAAGCATCTAAATCCCAAAGAGGAAAGATCATTGTTACCAATTTGTCAGCCATCAACAAATAATGCATCAAGCATGTTTGAAGATGAATTGTTGTTTTCGTTCTCATCAAAGAAACCATTGGCAGCATTTTCTCTTCTAGCTTTACGTTCTTCAACGATATCATCTTCTGTTTCAGTGCAGAAATTTCGTCGAACCTGCTTTACAGGTCTCTCAGCCACAACAAATTTGTTCCCATCACGAGATCTCTCTCCAAAACCTGCCCAGACTGGCAAAAATAATAGTTCAGAAACAACAGTCAAGTTTAATGAATACATCAAGGACATAATCTACGCAGAAGCAGTTAGATCTTAAGAAACAGTCAACACGATTTTCACCAATGAACAATGATGCTTTAATTTATATTCAATAATAAATCCCACTTCCAAGAAGCTAATCCACTGGAATGTTTCTCATTGTATATCAATGTATAGAAACCACACATGTACACAAACAAAAAGTGATTATGCAAGAGCAACACATACTGCGAAGGTaatgaaaaatacaaattttcaatcatcatcatcactaaaAGTATActtaaatattacaaaaaagaaATGTGCATATTCCTTTCAGATATAAGAAGTATCAAACATCAGATATAAACACAATTTGTGAGTTACTGCAAAATTCTAGGGATTTGGATGAAATGACCAATAATGAAAGCTTCATCCTAACACTCCCACATTCATATGTAACTAACATATGCTTGTACCTCCAAAATGATGCAGAACAATTGAAGCAGCAACAGTAACATTCAAAGAAGCAGTGCCACCTCCATATTGTGGGATATATACAAAGAAGTCACATATCTCACATTCTTTAGCAGAAAGGCCTGTACCCTACACAGCAACTTTCAcaggaatcaaacaaatttctAACGTGATTCTCATGCTCCATGAAGGAGTGAAGTTCTAAAAACCaattaaatcaacaacaaaGGAAAAACCTCGTTGCCGAGTAGGAAAGCCGTGCTTTTTTTGAAAGGATGCTGGTTCACGGGCATGGCATTCTCGGTGATCTCCACTCCACAAATATCGAAGTCTTTCTCCTGTGAAAAGTAATAACAGAACCCGATTCATTTTCATAAAAAAGAAACCATTTtcggataaagaaagaaatgaggAAAGAGCAACTGATTTGGGAGGTAGAAAGAGAAAGCAAGGAGGGACCTTGAGAAACTNNNNNNNNNNNNNNNNNNNNNNNNNNNNNNNNNNNNNNNNNNNNNNNNNNNNNNNNNNNNNNNNNNNNNNNNNNNTGCCGAAGGAGTTGAAATCACGGCGACCGACTAGGATGAGCTCCGAAACACCGAAGGCAGTGGCGCTTCGAGCAAGCGTGCCAACGTTGTGCCTTTTGGCAATGTTGTGAACCACCACGTAACTCTCAAATCCCATTCTCGAAAATCGAAATTATTGCCACTCGCAAAGAATGAACCACCCGAAACTAGTAGTAGGATGTTCTCTactttggggttttggatttgGGAGGGACACTTTGAAAGAGAGGGTTTTCCAGTATTCAACAACAAAGGtcaaaggttgaaattgaaattaggTTTTCGATCATTTTAttgtatttgtttattttattttttcttaaaacaaaatgaaagatTGAAAATTTCGAAAGGAGATTCTATTACAATTGAAAAATTAgtgagaattatattttaattagttaatattaattaattttagtatttgaatTTAGAATCTAAAATTTATGATTAAAGATTAgagtataaaatttaagataaataaaataattttaaaaagataaataatattaattgaaaaaaatagttaCTTAACATTATTTATgggattttatatttttttatataattttttgtcatacaaaaatattattcactGAAACATAGAATGAGTTTTATGTTATTCACCAGtttaatacattaataaatatttaaaaaatgtgtTTAATTAGGAAACAAATTCTTAtacattttctataataaaataatttttttaaatttcaattaaacaaactgtgattttatattttaaaccatggtaaaaaaaatatcaagtgaaaaaaaagtgatatttagagtttttaagttaaaaattgTAGAGAGTCCAAAAAAAACTCATATAACTTAATAGGATTTTTAAGTTATGTTTTATAAACTCATAATAAAGCAGTAATTTGACCACTCTAAAAACACACCTTCTTTTGAAGTCAAtataactttaaaaatatttggaaaGAAGTAATATTTAGAGATATTGTAAGTATTTTGAACATTCACGGAATTTAAATATACATTCGACTTAAAGAGttgaacaattattatgaaaagtTTTCTATAATCTCGTTCGAGTTGTGAAAGTACTTGATCCACTAATTCTCCAAACAATATACATTTAATTTTGTGCTTCCGGGAATAAAAGGCATAATACAactctaataatattttttgacaCTTAATATTCAGCATATGCTTGAATTAAATGactgcaaaataaaaaaaaaatgtacagctgaaagaagagagaaagtagtaaatattattttaagttttccAACTGTAGTATAATACGTTTATTTTTTTCACCCATGTGTATAATTATCCCATAGCTTCTTCCTTTCCAACAACCTCTCATATGTAATCTTCATGTTACAATAAGGCCATTTAAATCTAaacttataataaatttaagatCATGTCTTAACAAAATAAGAAGTATGTTAATGTAACATGTCAAACAGGATTTCTATCAATCGGAGCATTTGCTTCAAGTTCAgcaaaaaggataaaattaaaataggttAAAAACGAAAGTCTcgatgaaaaagattttcaccTTCTTTGTATAGAAACTAAGCTTGTATTTATGAGCAGTTGTTTTTAcctttttattgttaattttcaCAATAAAATTTTGCATACTATGCACGGCATGCTTTTTTATCTTCTCCCTGAACAAATTCAATCCAAGCTTGCATATCGTTGCATGAATTCTATCATCCtgcaaaatattttgaaatccaaaaaaatcaaaacttgtTAGAAAGGCATTAAAAAAGAAGATGCAACGTATAACAATCACTCATCTTGCAAAACTATCTCCAAGCTAAACACCTCATTCTGGTTTCACTGATTAAGAAACTCATACAATCGGACAACACCTACGACCAACGACCAAACAAGCTTGGTTGGATTGATGTCTTTGATCAAGTCTGTCTTTGCAGTCATTATTTGCACTCTAAAACTGCTTCAAGCAAAAGTTTTGCCAggtaaaattaataatagatttatatttttcatgtaaGTTGTACCATTCTAATATTTATATAGAGTTGTTCTTTTATCAATGAATGAAATGAGCAAGAAAAATGAGATTTTTAAAGAGCCAGTGAGCGTCAAAGTGGGATGTCCCAAATTCAATCATTTATTAACCGTAGATCCTTACACATGGGAAAAAAGATATGCTACTTgtatttgaaattcaattttgcCAAGACCTCTGACCAACGAAACCGTCACCTCTACACTTCTTTAGAAGGGAACCCTATAGCTACCTCGTCCATTGGGATGTTACTTTGGCAACCAACCCTACTGAAAGGACGACAATTTTTTTTGGATGGTAATACTGTTGGTGGACAATTTTTGGAGGCTTTTTTATGCATAAGCCGATGCGTTGTTGTGGGTTTGCATTTTCATCCTAATGGAGGGAACTAGGGGTGTATATAGTCCGGTCCGACCCCGAACACTTTAGGGGTTAATTTGATGTGATTTTATCGGGTCTAGAATTTGATAAGGGTCAAAAATAGACCcagtcattatttcgggtcgaaTCCTGGTCATAAATCGGGCCACTCGAACTCGGCCCAGTCATCatatacaattaatattttgtgttattagtgatgaatGATGACTATTTTTATGtggaatttaaatattgtaaacTTTAATactttgtgttattagtcattataagactataagttaatgttttatgtttaaaatgcataagactttagactaatgatataagtgttatttgtattgatttaaaaatttggtgttattagacaatattagtattgattatggttatattttaattttagagaatggttggttcttgttatatttttctaaatgaatTTTACTATATCAAATAATGGTTAAAGTCttagaaatttggatatttttacctGATATAATCGTGGTccaaaagtgtataaatttCATTGGGTCTAAGACCGAATTTAAGTCTAACAAATAGacccaatatatattttaagttgGGTCTAAGTTATATTAAACCCGGTTTCACCCGACCCATAAACACTCCTAAAGAAAATACTATTCATGACGGGTGATGTGTCATCACCTCCAAAGCTTTAGAGTTGGATGTTTTCAGTGAAACACTGTTCAAACTTCATGTACTGAACTACTTAACTATTATATTACAAATAGATGTACACTTTTCTCAAAAATTAACTAGTCTTTATTTTTTACCAAACATTACTTCTCACTAAAgaaattctctttattttatgtagCTTAACTGGTAACAAGCCTCAACATGAAATTATAACTATTTTAGGGTGTGTTTGTTTTTGTGTTTGAAGTTGAAAAGcacattcaaaatttttaaacacttcaatttttggtttggctattttttttGGCTATTTTTTCTTCCTATAAATGTAAAAGTAATTTTGTACTTAAATTCacatttacaaaaaataacaaattataatttttgcattttttatttctcttgtacCAACCCCACACCCTTCATACatattgttttatttatgaaatttttattttttttatgatttcttttttttatttattatttatatttttgttaaattttttgtttgacattatacatttttataattgtcatgtttgtatattatatttattattatctttttatactataatttattgatcattatataaaaaacatattaaaaaatataaaaaattaaatatacttaaaaaaataatattataatttaatggcGTATCCTTTTCTAGTAATTATCTacctaaaagtgattttaactaatattatctaaataatatttattttatcaaaatcaattttagtatagaattaccaaacataaatcatgttGATACAAACTTATTCTAATCAAAATTAAGtctataaaatcacttttattcaATTCCAGTATGGCAAAAGTCAATCCAAACACACAAGTTAGTTATTTGGAGTTCATTCGGCAAGATACACAAGAATTTATCAGAGATTTTATTAGTATGGATACAGTCGAACATGTACAAGAATTTTACAGAATCACTCTTATTTTATGACAACATATAGCTACTTGTCAGTACTATTGTCTTGTGCACCAAATATATTGTAGGCACATTTTGCAATCAAATTCTGAGAGAAACATTGTTGTAATTTGTATGAATCTTTGTACACAATGTTTCATTCTTTTTCGTTTTCCAAAAAcatatttcctttttctttctactTCTATATGTATGTCAGTGGCCATTTTATCTGACCTCATATACAGATATCCATTTTTGATGTACATGGACTTATTCACTattataaacaataaataacaaCTATTTACAGTTATAAGAGAGTCATGCCCTGAAAGTTAGCCATTCAACCCTCTCTTAAACCAGATTAACAAATTTCTTAAACTGCAACTTGAGCCGCTGCAAGCCTAGCAATTGGAACCCTGCAAGTGTCCTCAAATTTCAGTTTAGTGATTGAATCTAAatctctaatttatttttagataatatgGAACTAAAAATCTGACCTAAAAGGAGAGCATGAGACATAGTCAAGACCAATTTGAGCAAAGAATGCAACAGAAGATGGCTCCCCACCATGCTCTCCACATATTCCAACCTGATAAATCAACTCAAGGTGTTAATTGCTGCAGCAATTTGATGAGGTCTAATAATTCATAGAATAGAACAGCTACATGCTTCTAGTTCAAAAATCTCTGTCAGTCAGTTACTCCTAGACCTACCTTTAAGTTTGGTCTGACAGCACGACCCTTTTCTGTGCAAAGCTTGATGAGTTGACCCACTCCTTTTTGGTCAAGTACCTAATATTATTGTCAACAGTTTCAAAAATTCAGCAACCATCTTTCATATATCATCAATGAGCAAATAACCTTTAGACAACTAACCTCAAATGGATCACTCTGCAGAATGCCGCTTGATAGGTAAATCGGAAGAAATTTTCCAACATCATCTCTGCTGTACCCAAATGTCATTTGGGTAAGGTCATTGGTTCCAAATGAAAAGAACTCGGCTTCATCAGCAATCTAGAAGAATGGATAATAAAATTAGCAagtttaaataaataactaaacagAACAAATTATACTCTTTAACTATGCTTCTTTCCCACATTCTAAAATCTAAAGTAATGACAAGTAACTACTATATGTTAGAATCTTAATGTGATTCTTCAAGTAGAGACATAAAAGGAGTTTGTTTTTACCTCATCTGCAACTAGTGCAGCTCTGGGAACTTCAatcattgttccaaccttgtAGCTTAAAGAGGAACCCATCTCAGAGAAAACTTTCTCAGCAACATTCCTTATTAAACTCACTTGATGCCTTAATTCCtgccaataaaataaaataaaatctggGCTTATATGATTAAGATGATAATGGAACTATGGAAGTTTCCTCATAAATTTTAGGCTTAATGATGCATGTAGACAAAACTGAAGAACATGCAAACTAGAAAGAGATAAGGTGGAGTAAGGATCATGCCTGAGGTGTACCAATAAGTGGAACCATTATCTCAGGAAGGACTTTAATGCCATGGTTACTCACTGAAACAGCAGCTTGGAAGACTGCACGTGCCTGCATCTCAGTTAATTCGGGATATGATATTCCCAGCCTGTTGACAGAACCTCAATGGTCACATACAAATTATTGTAAAATCAATCCATAAACTATGGACATTGTTACTTCATTTTCTAGAGTTCATTTCAATATGAATTTGTCATGCACAAGAAGGAAATGCAAACCTGCAGCCACGAAAACCAAGCATGGGATTCACTTCTGAGAGTTTTTCAATCCTAGAGAAGatttcttcttccttcatgCCTGTCTCAGAAGTTAGCTCACTGACAATGTGCTCCAAGTCACCCTCCGGAAGAAACTCATGGAGCGGAGGATCCAACAATCGGATTGTCACCGGGAGACCATCCATTGCTCGAAAAATTCCCTCGAAATCTGATCTTTGATAAGGTAGCAAAAGGTCAAGTGCAGCTTTCCTTTGTTCCGGTGTGATGGCcattatcatcattctcacagCCTTTATCCTCTCGTCCGAAGCAAAAAACTGAAACTCACCAAAACCAGTAGAAAACCATATCATTTGTTACTACTTTTGAGTAAAATTTGTTATGAATATCCAAAAACTaggtttaaaattaaaaagattaaatcATATATGAATATTTTATGTACCATGTGTTCTGTCCTGCATAGTCCAATTCCCTGAGCACCATTCTGTCTTGCTGTTAATGCATCTTCTGGTGTGTCAGCATTTGCCATTACCTGACCGACAACAGCAAATAAAAGAATATTCAAGAAAGGAGATTCTTTGATTCAACTCAACTAATGAAGCATGTAAAGCATACTATGCACCCACCTTCAGATGCCTTATTTCATCAGCCCAAGACATGAAGGTTGCAAGGTCATCACTTAGTGCTGGAGGCGAAAGTGGCTGCTTACCTAGTATCACCTCACCGGTGGATCCATTCAGTGATATCCATTCACCTTCCGGAATCACTGTATCACCAATTACAACAACCTGCATTTTCAGTTGAGATTATACCAACAGCATGATGGCCATTTAATATGCTTATACCAAAGGAAAGCCTTTACCTTCTCAATATCATTTACAAGGACATCAGAGCAGCCAGACACACAACACTTTCCCCATCCGCGAGCTACAACGGCAGCATGAGATGTCATACCACCTCTAGCTGTCAAGATTCCAGAAGCTGCATGCATACCCCCTACATCCTCTGGACTTGTCTCTGTCCTCAccttgaataaataaaataggaatgaAACTCCAATCTTACACTAAGAAGCATTTCACCTAAAACTTTTCATCATTCTTCAGCATCATCAGCATTGAGCACAACCTGCCCTACTGCAGCTCCAGGGGATGCAGGTAAGCCGGTAGCTATCACGTTGTCCTTGTAAGCAGATGGATCCTCAAACTAACCAGACAAACTAAAATCAATTAAGAACACTTGATCATCATCTTAAATGTGAATCTAGTAATTGTAACTACAACTAAGTATATACCTGTGGGTGGAGAAGCTGATCAAGATGCCTTGGCTCTACCATCTTGATTGCAGACCGAATATCAACAAGCCCTTCATTAACCATGTCTACAGCTATTTTAACAGCACCTTTGCCAGTACGCTTCCCACTTCGACATTGCAACATCCACAACCTATTTTCTTGAACTGTGAACTCAATATCCTGAAGTGTAGGTTAAAGCAATTCCATAAAATTTCCAGGAAGTAAGAGAAGCATGCAAAACAATGACCTATCTATGGAGAGTGAATTTTTACCATCATATCCTTGTAGTGCTTCTCCAGAATTTTGCAATTCTCCTCAAGTTCCTTGTATGCTTCTGGCATGCAATTTTTCATAGTCTCCAAATCTTCAGGTGTCCTGATTCCAGCAACTACATCCTCTCCCTATTTGGGGAGTTGAAAAAATCAGCAAAATAAGTGCATGAAAGTCGCATAACTAGTGTATCATAT is part of the Arachis duranensis cultivar V14167 chromosome 1, aradu.V14167.gnm2.J7QH, whole genome shotgun sequence genome and encodes:
- the LOC107465112 gene encoding pyruvate, phosphate dikinase, chloroplastic (The sequence of the model RefSeq protein was modified relative to this genomic sequence to represent the inferred CDS: added 35 bases not found in genome assembly); the protein is MAMSRQRVFTFGKGRSEGNKAMKALLGGKGANLAEMASIGLSVPPGLTISTEACQEYQDNGKKLPDGLWDEILEGLTFVESEMGTSLGNSSKPLLLSVRSGAAISMPGMMDTVLNLGLNDEVVTGLAAKSGERFAYDSYRRFLDMFGDVVMGIPHSLFEEKLKNLKGRKGVKLDTDLIASDLKDVVEQYKNVYLEAKGESFPSDPMQQLELAIKAVFNSWDSPRAIKYRSINKIYGLKGTAVNIQSMVFGNMGTTSGTGVLFTRNPSTGEKKLYGEFLINAQGEDVVSGIRTPEDLEMMKTCMPEAYKELEENCEILEKQYKDMMDIEFTVQENRLWMLQCRSGKRTGKGAVKIAVDMVKEGLVDIRSAIKMVEPRHLDQLLHPQFEDPSAYKDKVIATGLPASPGAAIGQIVFTADDAEAWHAEGKSVILVRTETSAEDVGGMHAAAGILTERGGMTSHAAVVARGWGKCCVAGCSGILVNDTEKVVVVGDKVLREGEWISLNGSTGEVILGKQPLSPPTLSDDLATFMSWADETRHLKVMANVDTPADALTARQNGAQGIGLCRTEHMFFASDERIKAVRLMIVAITPEQRKAAIDLLLPYQRSDFEGIFRAMDGLPVTIRLLDPPLHEFIPQGELHHIVRELTSETGINEEEIFSRIEKLSEVNPMLGCRGCRLGISYLKLTEMQVRAIFEAAVSVSNHGIKVLPEIMVPLVGTPQELKHQVSLIRNVAVKVFSETGSSLSYKVGTMIEVPRATLIADEIAEEAEFFSFGTNDLTQMTFGYSRDDVGKFLPIYLSTGILQNDPFEVLDQKGVGQLIKICIEKGRAARPNLEVGICGEHGGEPSSVAFFAKVGLDYVSCSPYRVPIASLAAAQVAVEDGN
- the LOC107465028 gene encoding uncharacterized protein LOC107465028 (The sequence of the model RefSeq protein was modified relative to this genomic sequence to represent the inferred CDS: added 71 bases not found in genome assembly), which translates into the protein MGFESYVVVHNIAKRHNVGTLARSATAFGVSELILVGRRDFNSFGSHGSSAHLRFRHFHSLHDARQFLKEKDFDICGVEITENAMPVNQHPFKKSTAFLLGNEGTGLSAKECEICDFFVYIPQYGGGTASLNVTVAASIVLHHFGVWAGFGERSRDGNKFVVAERPVKQVRRNFCTETEDDIVEERKARRENAANGFFDENENNNSSSNMLDALFVDG